A single Pedobacter sp. PACM 27299 DNA region contains:
- a CDS encoding glycoside hydrolase family 130 protein, giving the protein MMDYDKRLEELSRAHQSLITRRNKSENLGNGIFNRYENPVLTAAHTPLYWRYNLSKENNPYLMERIGINSVFNAGAIKWNNKYLLMARVEASDRKSFFAIAESDNGIDQFKFWEYPVVIPETDLPDTNVYDVRLTAHEDGWVYGLFCTERRDPSASIGDQSAALAQCGIIRSKDLLSWERLADLKTGSQQQRNVVLHPEFVNGKYAFYTRPQDSFIEAGNGGGIAFGLSESMENAEIPEEQVIDRKEYHTVYEAKNGQGPAPIKTKYGWLHLAHGVRNTAAGLRYVLYMFMTDLNNLSLVTHKPAGYFIAPEGSERIGDVSNVVFSNGWIADEDGKVFIYYAASDSRIHVATSTIDQLLDYVLHTPEDDWRSAATVQRIHHLIDQNKENDQPGSK; this is encoded by the coding sequence ATGATGGATTACGACAAAAGACTGGAGGAGCTGAGCCGCGCCCATCAGTCTTTAATTACGCGCAGAAACAAATCTGAAAACTTAGGAAATGGTATTTTCAACCGTTATGAAAATCCAGTATTAACTGCTGCCCATACGCCGCTTTACTGGCGTTATAATTTGAGCAAAGAAAATAACCCTTATCTGATGGAACGGATTGGCATCAACTCTGTATTCAATGCCGGGGCAATCAAGTGGAACAATAAATACCTGTTGATGGCCAGAGTAGAGGCTAGCGATAGGAAATCTTTCTTCGCCATTGCGGAAAGCGATAATGGGATTGACCAGTTTAAATTCTGGGAATACCCGGTAGTGATTCCTGAAACAGATTTGCCGGATACCAATGTGTATGATGTGCGGCTAACAGCGCATGAAGATGGATGGGTGTACGGGTTGTTTTGTACGGAAAGAAGAGATCCTTCCGCATCGATAGGAGACCAGTCGGCAGCATTGGCACAATGTGGAATTATCCGAAGTAAAGATTTGTTGAGCTGGGAACGCCTGGCAGACTTGAAAACAGGCTCTCAGCAGCAGCGAAATGTGGTGCTGCATCCAGAGTTTGTAAACGGAAAATATGCGTTTTATACCCGCCCTCAGGATTCTTTTATTGAAGCAGGTAACGGCGGAGGAATTGCTTTTGGACTTTCCGAATCTATGGAAAATGCAGAGATTCCCGAAGAACAGGTGATTGATAGAAAAGAATATCATACCGTTTATGAAGCTAAAAACGGACAAGGACCAGCACCAATAAAAACAAAATACGGCTGGCTGCACCTGGCTCATGGCGTTAGAAATACTGCTGCAGGACTGAGGTACGTACTTTATATGTTCATGACAGACCTTAATAACCTTAGTCTGGTGACGCATAAACCTGCTGGATATTTTATTGCACCAGAAGGATCAGAGCGCATTGGTGATGTGTCTAATGTGGTGTTCAGTAATGGCTGGATTGCAGATGAAGATGGTAAGGTGTTTATTTATTACGCTGCTTCAGATTCCAGAATTCATGTGGCTACCAGTACCATTGATCAGTTGCTGGACTATGTGCTGCATACACCAGAAGATGATTGGAGATCAGCAGCCACTGTGCAGCGCATTCATCATTTAATTGATCAGAATAAAGAAAACGACCAGCCCGGATCAAAATAA
- a CDS encoding sodium:solute symporter family protein has product MKFQLIDVLIIITYLISTIVIGFWYRKKAKENNQSYIMGGKSLPWYKLGLSDASDMFDISGTMWMVSLCFVYGMKSIWIPWLWPVFNQVFLMMYLSKWLRRSNATTGAEWLSTRFGLEGKGVGASHKVVVAFALLSCLGFLAYGFIGLGKFVEIFIPWEFVKGYVPFEVSPHYVPHFYGIIFTLFAMFYSILGGMHGIVFGDMIKYAIMTVVCISIAVIAMINLHGQHLNVPKGWDNPFFGTHLELNWTGIIDDVNKKIESDGYSLFSIFFMMMLFKGVFASLAGPPPNYDMQKILSTKSPKEASKMSGFVSIVLLPIRYSLIVGLTVLGILYYDQMNLKGLDGAIDYERILPASIKSFVPVGLFGLVLTGLLGAFMGTFSGTLNAAQAYIVNDVYLKYINPNASVKKVISMNYISGVSVVIVGIILGFFARDVNSVLQWIVSALYGGYIAANVLKWHWWRFNSNGFFWGMFTGIVAALVFTRFFSGVEFLYYFPLLFLLSLAGSVIGTYMAPPTDENTLKSFYKTVRPWGFWKPVHEMVLKDDPSFEANKNFGRDMFNVLLGIIAQLCLTLLPMYLILMMKMPLMITIAILAVIVFILKRTWWNKLED; this is encoded by the coding sequence ATGAAGTTTCAACTCATTGATGTGCTCATTATCATTACTTATCTGATTAGCACCATTGTTATAGGTTTTTGGTACCGTAAAAAGGCTAAAGAGAATAACCAGAGTTATATCATGGGAGGTAAATCATTGCCTTGGTATAAACTGGGATTAAGCGATGCCTCTGATATGTTTGACATTAGCGGCACGATGTGGATGGTGAGCCTTTGCTTTGTTTATGGCATGAAAAGTATTTGGATTCCATGGTTATGGCCGGTATTTAATCAGGTCTTTCTGATGATGTATTTGTCCAAATGGCTGAGGCGTTCCAATGCGACTACTGGCGCCGAATGGTTGTCTACTAGGTTCGGATTGGAAGGAAAAGGAGTTGGTGCTTCACACAAGGTAGTGGTGGCCTTTGCACTATTGAGCTGTCTGGGCTTCCTCGCTTATGGTTTTATAGGTCTAGGGAAGTTTGTCGAAATCTTTATTCCCTGGGAATTTGTGAAAGGATATGTGCCCTTTGAAGTCTCCCCGCATTATGTACCTCACTTTTACGGTATCATATTCACGCTTTTTGCGATGTTTTATTCCATTTTAGGAGGAATGCATGGGATCGTGTTTGGCGACATGATCAAGTACGCCATCATGACAGTGGTTTGTATTTCTATAGCCGTGATTGCCATGATTAACTTGCATGGGCAGCATTTAAATGTGCCAAAAGGTTGGGATAACCCTTTCTTCGGAACACATTTGGAGCTCAATTGGACCGGTATTATCGACGATGTCAATAAAAAAATTGAAAGTGATGGCTATTCTTTATTCAGCATTTTCTTTATGATGATGCTGTTCAAAGGGGTTTTTGCCTCTCTTGCAGGCCCGCCACCAAACTATGATATGCAAAAGATCTTATCTACAAAATCGCCAAAAGAAGCCAGTAAAATGAGTGGCTTTGTATCTATTGTATTGCTGCCGATCAGGTATTCCCTGATTGTAGGACTCACCGTTTTAGGTATTCTTTACTACGATCAAATGAACTTAAAAGGGCTGGACGGAGCGATAGATTACGAAAGAATTTTACCGGCAAGTATCAAAAGTTTTGTACCTGTAGGTTTGTTCGGATTGGTATTAACAGGCTTGCTAGGTGCTTTTATGGGTACTTTTTCCGGAACACTGAATGCTGCACAGGCGTATATCGTAAATGATGTATACCTCAAATATATCAATCCGAATGCTTCTGTTAAAAAGGTCATTTCCATGAACTATATATCCGGTGTATCGGTCGTTATCGTAGGCATCATACTAGGTTTCTTTGCGAGAGATGTAAATAGCGTACTGCAATGGATCGTATCCGCTTTATATGGGGGCTATATCGCTGCAAACGTACTGAAATGGCATTGGTGGAGGTTCAATTCCAACGGTTTTTTCTGGGGAATGTTTACTGGTATTGTAGCTGCCTTGGTATTTACGAGATTCTTCTCTGGTGTAGAATTTCTATACTATTTCCCATTGCTGTTCCTGCTTTCCTTAGCTGGATCAGTGATCGGGACATATATGGCACCGCCCACAGATGAAAATACCTTGAAAAGTTTTTATAAGACAGTGCGGCCATGGGGATTCTGGAAGCCCGTTCATGAAATGGTCTTAAAAGATGACCCTTCCTTTGAGGCGAACAAGAATTTTGGCAGGGATATGTTCAATGTGCTGCTGGGCATTATCGCACAGCTTTGCCTCACCCTGTTACCAATGTACCTGATTTTAATGATGAAAATGCCATTGATGATCACCATCGCCATATTGGCTGTGATTGTGTTCATCCTGAAAAGAACCTGGTGGAATAAACTCGAAGATTAA